One Alphaproteobacteria bacterium LSUCC0396 genomic region harbors:
- a CDS encoding acetolactate synthase 3 large subunit, which produces MAKSAPTDRKQAASKNGVLALAGAEILLKTLEDEGVEVIFGYPGGAVLPIYDALFKNNKIRHILVRHEQAAVHAAEGYARSTGKVGVVLVTSGPGATNAVTGLTDALMDSVPVVCLTGQVPTHLIGNDAFQEADTTGITRACTKHNYLVKDGSVLQQTVAEAFHVARSGRPGPVLIDLPKDILMGEYGYKTDGVAAVAKQRYAPQTRPDAEAIKAAVAMLKRAERPIIYGGGGIINSGPKASALLQQLVDMTGWPTTLTLMGLGALPASDKHFLGMLGMHGTYEANWAMHDCDIMLNIGARFDDRVTGRISGFAPKSEKIHIDIDPSSVNKNVKVDLSIIGDATIVLEMLIAEMKVQSFAPHEASLAKWWKQIKSWQKINCLGFDQGADVIKPQHAIKRLCEMTSDHDSYVTTEVGQHQMWAAQYYDFEKPNRWMTSGGLGTMGYGLPAALGVQVAHPDALVIDIAGEASFMMNMQELSTLAQYNLPVKMFIINNEWMGMVRQWQELIHGGRYSESYSASLPDFRKLADTFGMVGLVAEKPDDLDGVIAEMLATPGPVIADIRVAKEENCFPMIPSGAAHNEMLLGPADQATKPISEEGMVLV; this is translated from the coding sequence ATGGCGAAATCTGCCCCCACAGACCGCAAGCAGGCGGCATCAAAAAATGGTGTGCTGGCGTTAGCTGGTGCGGAAATCCTTCTAAAGACGCTCGAAGATGAGGGTGTTGAGGTGATTTTTGGCTATCCGGGCGGTGCGGTGCTGCCGATCTATGACGCCTTATTCAAAAATAACAAAATCAGACATATTTTGGTGCGCCATGAGCAAGCAGCGGTTCATGCTGCCGAGGGCTATGCGCGCTCAACTGGCAAGGTTGGTGTGGTGCTGGTGACATCTGGGCCGGGGGCAACCAATGCGGTGACCGGCCTTACCGATGCGTTAATGGACTCGGTTCCGGTGGTGTGCCTGACCGGTCAAGTGCCGACGCATCTGATTGGTAATGATGCGTTTCAAGAGGCCGACACAACCGGCATCACGCGCGCCTGCACCAAGCATAATTATCTGGTGAAAGACGGGAGCGTTCTGCAGCAAACCGTTGCCGAGGCGTTCCATGTCGCGCGGTCAGGCCGGCCTGGCCCGGTGCTGATTGATCTGCCAAAAGACATTCTGATGGGCGAGTATGGGTATAAAACTGACGGCGTTGCCGCAGTGGCAAAACAACGTTACGCGCCGCAAACCCGCCCCGATGCCGAGGCGATCAAGGCGGCTGTGGCTATGCTGAAACGCGCCGAACGCCCGATTATCTATGGCGGTGGCGGGATCATCAATTCAGGGCCAAAAGCATCGGCATTGTTGCAGCAACTGGTTGATATGACCGGGTGGCCGACGACCCTGACCTTAATGGGTCTTGGCGCTTTGCCTGCATCAGACAAGCATTTTCTTGGGATGCTGGGGATGCATGGCACCTATGAGGCGAACTGGGCTATGCATGATTGCGATATCATGCTGAATATCGGCGCACGTTTTGATGATCGCGTGACCGGCCGAATCAGCGGGTTTGCGCCGAAATCAGAAAAAATCCATATCGATATTGATCCGTCATCGGTGAATAAGAACGTCAAGGTTGACCTGTCAATCATTGGTGATGCGACGATCGTTCTGGAAATGCTGATTGCTGAAATGAAGGTGCAATCTTTTGCCCCGCATGAGGCATCACTGGCAAAATGGTGGAAACAGATCAAAAGCTGGCAAAAAATCAATTGTCTTGGGTTTGATCAGGGCGCTGACGTTATCAAGCCGCAGCACGCCATCAAGCGGCTATGTGAGATGACCTCAGATCATGATTCCTACGTCACGACCGAGGTCGGCCAGCATCAAATGTGGGCGGCGCAATATTACGATTTTGAAAAGCCAAACCGCTGGATGACATCAGGCGGGCTCGGCACGATGGGGTATGGCCTGCCAGCCGCGCTAGGGGTGCAGGTGGCTCATCCTGACGCATTAGTCATTGATATTGCTGGCGAAGCCTCGTTTATGATGAATATGCAGGAATTGTCGACCTTGGCGCAATATAACCTGCCGGTAAAGATGTTCATCATCAACAATGAGTGGATGGGAATGGTGCGGCAGTGGCAGGAATTGATCCATGGTGGTCGCTATTCCGAGTCATACAGTGCCTCATTGCCCGATTTCCGCAAGCTGGCTGATACTTTTGGCATGGTCGGGCTAGTTGCCGAAAAGCCAGACGATCTGGATGGTGTAATTGCCGAAATGCTGGCAACACCGGGGCCGGTCATTGCCGATATCCGCGTCGCCAAAGAAGAAAACTGCTTCCCGATGATCCCATCAGGGGCTGCGCATAATGAAATGCTTTTGGGGCCTGCAGATCAGGCTACCAAGCCAATTTCCGAAGAGGGTATGGTGCTGGTTTAG
- the ilvC gene encoding ketol-acid reductoisomerase produces the protein MRVYYDRDADVGLIKKKKVVIVGYGSQGHAHAANLKDSGVAEVAVALRADSSSRAKARDAGFKVMDVAEASKWGDVIMMLTPDELQADIYADEIAENIRPGAAIAFAHGLNVHFNLIEPRTDIDVFMVAPKGPGHTVRSEYVKGGGVPCLIAVHQDSSGNAHEIGLSYASAVGGGRSGIIETTFKEECETDLFGEQAVLCGGLCELIKAGFETLVEAGYAPEMAYFECLHEVKLIVDLIYEGGIANMNYSISNTAEYGEYVTGPRIITDETKAEMKRVLEDIQAGHFTRDWMLENKARQTSFKAIRRRNTEHPIEQVGAELRAMMPWIGANRLVDKAKN, from the coding sequence ATGCGTGTCTATTACGATCGTGATGCCGATGTTGGGCTGATCAAGAAAAAGAAGGTTGTTATTGTTGGTTATGGCAGCCAAGGTCATGCTCATGCAGCAAACTTGAAAGATAGTGGCGTTGCTGAAGTTGCTGTTGCGTTGCGGGCGGACTCGTCAAGCCGCGCCAAAGCGCGCGATGCCGGTTTCAAGGTCATGGATGTTGCTGAAGCATCAAAATGGGGCGATGTCATCATGATGCTGACCCCTGACGAATTGCAGGCCGATATCTATGCTGATGAAATCGCTGAAAATATCCGTCCGGGTGCAGCGATTGCTTTTGCGCATGGTTTGAATGTTCACTTCAACCTGATCGAGCCGCGGACTGACATTGACGTTTTCATGGTTGCCCCAAAGGGCCCGGGCCACACTGTTCGTTCAGAATATGTAAAAGGTGGCGGTGTTCCTTGCCTGATCGCTGTGCATCAGGACTCATCTGGAAATGCGCATGAAATTGGTCTTTCATATGCCTCTGCTGTTGGTGGTGGCCGTTCAGGTATCATCGAAACCACATTCAAAGAAGAGTGTGAAACCGATTTGTTCGGCGAGCAGGCAGTTCTTTGCGGCGGCCTTTGCGAATTGATCAAGGCTGGTTTTGAGACATTGGTCGAAGCAGGCTATGCGCCTGAAATGGCCTATTTTGAGTGTCTGCACGAAGTCAAACTGATTGTGGATCTGATTTATGAAGGTGGTATCGCCAACATGAATTACTCAATCTCAAATACCGCCGAATACGGTGAATATGTCACTGGCCCACGGATTATCACCGATGAGACCAAGGCCGAGATGAAGCGCGTTCTTGAAGATATTCAGGCTGGTCACTTTACCCGTGACTGGATGCTTGAGAACAAAGCGCGTCAGACCAGCTTTAAGGCCATTCGTCGCCGGAATACCGAACACCCAATCGAGCAGGTTGGCGCAGAATTGCGCGCGATGATGCCATGGATCGGTGCAAACCGTCTGGTCGACAAGGCAAAGAACTAG
- the mreC gene encoding rod shape-determining protein MreC — protein MRVSDKARIRQRRIIHGVLILLSFSLMFLGKADLSALRNIRMGSSDFLAPVIDFVSAPIRGIETMVEGVRTVASLRAENVRLQGENDLLKRWRRRAEILESENRQLRSVTGAATIENRTPITARAVTAPGGGFAHTVLIAIGSEEGIVRGNPVVTADGLVGIVIDVGRAYARVLMISDINARIPVILSSSSWPGLTVGQNGQFLDLQFLPDEAQPKIGELVLTSGHGGVLPNGLPVGRVDQIEDGTIRVRPAVDLRNLSYVSVLTGGLEGIDNSNLDLADFYTPLQIDDTTRLLEGLDSSGQRR, from the coding sequence ATGCGCGTGTCTGATAAAGCCAGAATCAGACAACGCCGTATCATTCATGGCGTCCTTATTCTCTTGAGTTTTTCTCTGATGTTTCTTGGCAAGGCGGATTTATCTGCCTTGCGTAATATTCGTATGGGAAGCAGTGATTTTCTAGCACCGGTCATCGATTTCGTCTCAGCGCCAATCCGTGGCATTGAAACGATGGTAGAGGGGGTGCGAACTGTTGCATCCTTGCGCGCTGAAAATGTCCGGTTGCAGGGCGAAAATGACTTGCTGAAACGGTGGCGTCGCCGCGCCGAAATTCTGGAAAGCGAAAACCGCCAATTGCGGAGCGTTACCGGTGCGGCCACGATTGAAAACCGAACCCCGATTACCGCCCGTGCGGTGACTGCCCCTGGTGGCGGGTTTGCCCATACGGTGTTGATCGCTATTGGCAGTGAAGAGGGCATCGTAAGGGGGAATCCCGTGGTTACCGCCGATGGTTTGGTCGGTATTGTGATTGATGTTGGCCGTGCTTATGCGCGGGTTTTGATGATCAGCGACATCAATGCGCGTATACCGGTTATCCTATCATCATCATCTTGGCCCGGATTGACCGTCGGCCAAAACGGCCAGTTTCTGGATTTGCAGTTTCTGCCCGACGAAGCGCAGCCAAAGATTGGCGAACTGGTCCTGACCTCAGGGCATGGAGGGGTTTTGCCAAATGGCTTGCCGGTGGGACGGGTTGATCAGATCGAGGATGGCACAATAAGGGTTCGCCCTGCAGTTGACCTGCGCAATCTCAGCTATGTTTCAGTTTTGACTGGCGGGCTTGAAGGGATTGATAACAGCAATCTAGATCTGGCTGATTTCTATACACCGCTGCAGATTGATGACACGACCCGGCTGCTTGAAGGCCTGGATTCATCGGGGCAACGCCGATGA
- the mrdA gene encoding penicillin-binding protein 2, protein MSRNKTKDLRRTMSRRGLLLGGGAVVLTSILGARLFQLQVAENNRYRRLSDRNQFDLRIVAPTRGRLFDREMRLLAGNAESFQLYITPLYVDDLQQTLAALGQIVDLTQKQIDEVFAAARKGPSFHDIIVRDDLSQRELARLAVRSPLLSGVSFGKSLRRIYPQGSLACHVTGYVSPITAREIVRNQALEKTPHLGTGKNGIELAHEQNLRGIPGRERIEVNAKGQPIRVLRDVGAISGKDLQLSIDVGLQLHSAEILRRGQLKPVEMGSADVQRALAKDDDLKAHIVLGDSLILRDEKDRLVPPESGAVVVMDIYSGEIISLVSAPMFDPNLFTGRLLTRDWRRLNAHPRKPLLNRVTAGQYAPGSTFKMVVGLAALETGVISSKTQFNCSGDMQLGNARFHCWRDEGHGVMNIISALEQSCDVFFYEVALKTGIRKIKNMAHRLGLGEVTGLGLPGEKQGIIPSHEWKLANLGKVWTPGETVVSSIGQGYVLATPLQLAVMTARIANGKHAVTPSLVKSPGDTPPAFAPLDVDPGALSIIRQGMFEVMKGGLGTARKYDLEASFGGMAGKTGTVQVKRITKAQREEGIVSNIDRPWAERDHALFVAYAPVKQPRYAISVVVEHGGSGSSTAAPVARDILTKLMQEQG, encoded by the coding sequence ATGAGCCGTAATAAAACAAAAGATTTGCGCCGCACCATGAGCCGCCGTGGACTATTGCTTGGCGGTGGGGCGGTGGTGTTGACCAGTATTTTGGGCGCACGGCTATTTCAGTTACAAGTTGCCGAAAATAATCGTTATCGGCGGTTATCAGACCGTAATCAGTTTGATCTACGGATTGTCGCACCGACAAGGGGGCGGCTTTTTGACCGCGAGATGCGGTTGCTCGCCGGCAATGCAGAGTCTTTTCAGCTCTATATTACGCCGCTTTATGTTGATGACCTTCAACAGACCTTGGCGGCGCTTGGGCAGATCGTTGATTTAACCCAAAAGCAAATTGATGAGGTGTTTGCCGCAGCGCGCAAAGGCCCATCATTTCATGATATCATTGTACGAGATGATCTCTCGCAACGCGAACTTGCGCGGCTTGCCGTGCGAAGCCCTTTATTAAGCGGGGTTAGTTTTGGCAAGTCATTGCGGCGGATTTATCCGCAAGGCTCGCTCGCCTGTCATGTAACTGGCTATGTCTCGCCGATCACGGCGCGTGAAATTGTGCGTAATCAGGCGCTGGAAAAAACACCGCATCTTGGGACTGGTAAAAATGGGATCGAACTGGCCCATGAACAGAATTTGCGCGGAATTCCGGGGCGCGAGCGTATCGAGGTTAATGCCAAGGGACAGCCAATTCGCGTGTTGCGTGATGTGGGGGCAATTTCGGGCAAGGATTTGCAGCTTTCAATTGATGTCGGGTTGCAGCTGCACTCGGCTGAAATCCTGCGACGCGGCCAGCTGAAACCTGTTGAAATGGGTTCGGCTGACGTGCAACGCGCGCTGGCAAAGGATGATGACTTAAAGGCGCATATCGTGCTTGGCGACAGCCTTATTTTGCGCGATGAGAAAGATCGGCTTGTACCACCGGAGTCTGGCGCAGTGGTTGTCATGGATATCTATAGCGGCGAAATCATATCGCTTGTCTCGGCGCCGATGTTTGATCCAAACCTGTTCACCGGCAGATTGTTGACCCGCGATTGGCGCCGGCTCAATGCGCATCCAAGAAAGCCATTGTTAAACCGCGTGACCGCCGGTCAATATGCCCCCGGTTCGACATTTAAAATGGTGGTAGGGCTTGCGGCGCTTGAGACTGGGGTGATTTCCAGTAAGACCCAGTTTAATTGCTCTGGTGACATGCAGCTTGGCAATGCGAGGTTTCATTGCTGGCGTGACGAGGGTCATGGGGTAATGAATATTATCTCGGCGCTTGAACAATCATGTGACGTGTTTTTCTATGAAGTTGCGCTGAAAACCGGGATTCGAAAAATCAAGAATATGGCGCACAGGTTGGGTCTAGGTGAGGTGACCGGGCTTGGTCTTCCGGGTGAAAAACAGGGCATTATTCCCAGCCATGAATGGAAATTAGCCAACCTTGGCAAGGTTTGGACGCCGGGTGAAACCGTGGTCTCGTCAATCGGACAGGGCTATGTGCTGGCAACGCCTCTGCAATTGGCGGTGATGACGGCGCGCATTGCCAATGGCAAGCACGCAGTCACACCCAGTTTGGTAAAATCACCCGGCGATACGCCGCCAGCCTTTGCGCCATTGGACGTTGATCCCGGCGCCCTTTCGATTATCCGTCAAGGGATGTTTGAGGTGATGAAAGGCGGGCTTGGCACCGCGCGTAAATATGATCTAGAGGCCTCATTTGGCGGGATGGCCGGAAAAACCGGCACTGTGCAGGTCAAGCGCATTACCAAAGCCCAGCGTGAAGAGGGCATTGTCAGCAATATTGACCGGCCATGGGCAGAACGCGACCATGCGCTGTTTGTTGCATATGCGCCGGTAAAACAGCCGCGCTATGCCATTTCGGTAGTGGTCGAACATGGGGGCAGTGGATCATCCACCGCCGCGCCTGTTGCCCGAGATATCCTCACAAAATTAATGCAGGAACAAGGATAG
- the mreD gene encoding rod shape-determining protein MreD has protein sequence MKDQRSYFERADFQSDFPLQFLAGVVGMILVLLELGVAQWPFFYGAAPVLSLIFVYYMIIYHDKYMPVFVIFLMGIVGDVLLSDLLGGRATAFLLLTYVMQHRLVRLQQSDFGQLWLDFAVSCAAVSLFQLLLFSALNFRIPALSPILFQLGATLILFPIGFVIIFTIHRLLQKVKIV, from the coding sequence ATGAAGGATCAGCGGTCTTATTTTGAACGAGCCGATTTTCAATCGGATTTTCCCTTGCAGTTTCTCGCCGGCGTCGTGGGCATGATCCTTGTTTTGTTGGAATTGGGGGTTGCGCAATGGCCGTTTTTTTATGGTGCGGCGCCGGTTCTGTCGCTGATCTTCGTCTATTATATGATCATATATCACGATAAATATATGCCGGTTTTTGTCATATTTTTGATGGGGATCGTTGGTGATGTTCTGTTGTCCGATCTTTTGGGCGGGCGGGCAACCGCCTTTTTGCTGCTGACCTATGTCATGCAGCATCGCCTCGTCCGGCTCCAGCAAAGCGATTTCGGCCAGCTCTGGTTGGATTTTGCAGTTAGCTGTGCGGCGGTCTCATTGTTCCAGCTTTTGTTATTTTCAGCTCTTAATTTTAGGATTCCTGCATTAAGCCCAATTCTGTTCCAGCTTGGAGCAACGTTGATATTATTCCCGATTGGATTTGTAATCATTTTCACCATTCATCGTCTTTTACAGAAGGTGAAAATAGTCTGA
- a CDS encoding rod shape-determining protein — MFGAILGLFSADIGIDLGTANTLVYVKGRGIVLDEPSVVAMAEIRGKTQVLAVGEEAKVMLGKTPGNIRAIRPMADGVIADFEVAEEMIKHFIRKVNGRMSFASPQVIVCVPSGSTAVERRAIQESAEAAGARRVFLIEEPMAAAIGANLPVTEPSGSMVVDIGGGTTEVAILSLGNIVFAHSVRVGGDKIDEAIIAYMRRTHNLLIGEATAERIKKSIGVARKPEKSSGNKIDVRGRDLVNGVPKEITITEAQVAEAISDPVRQVVEGVKMALEQAPPELAADIVEKGIVMTGGGALLRDIDGVLRDATGLPISIAEDPLSCVALGTGRCLEELKTLRNVLIGA, encoded by the coding sequence ATGTTTGGCGCAATTCTTGGTCTTTTCTCGGCTGATATTGGTATTGATCTAGGAACTGCAAATACGCTGGTCTACGTGAAAGGGCGAGGCATTGTTCTGGACGAGCCATCAGTTGTTGCGATGGCAGAAATCAGGGGCAAGACTCAGGTTCTGGCTGTTGGCGAAGAAGCCAAGGTTATGCTTGGCAAGACGCCGGGCAATATTCGCGCGATCCGCCCGATGGCCGATGGTGTGATTGCCGATTTTGAAGTCGCCGAAGAAATGATCAAACATTTTATTCGCAAGGTGAATGGCCGTATGTCGTTCGCCAGCCCACAGGTTATCGTTTGCGTGCCATCTGGTTCGACTGCGGTTGAACGGCGTGCCATTCAGGAATCAGCCGAGGCCGCTGGCGCGCGCCGTGTCTTTTTGATTGAAGAGCCGATGGCCGCGGCGATTGGTGCCAATCTGCCGGTAACCGAGCCGTCAGGCTCGATGGTGGTTGATATCGGTGGAGGTACGACCGAGGTTGCGATTCTCTCGCTTGGCAATATCGTCTTTGCTCATTCGGTTCGGGTTGGCGGTGACAAGATTGATGAAGCGATCATCGCCTATATGCGCCGCACGCATAATCTTTTGATTGGTGAGGCCACTGCCGAGCGCATTAAGAAAAGCATCGGTGTTGCCCGCAAGCCGGAAAAGAGCAGTGGCAATAAGATTGATGTTCGAGGCCGTGATCTGGTGAATGGTGTGCCCAAGGAAATCACCATTACCGAAGCACAGGTGGCAGAAGCGATCTCCGATCCTGTGCGCCAAGTCGTTGAAGGGGTGAAAATGGCGCTTGAACAGGCCCCACCTGAATTGGCGGCTGATATCGTTGAAAAAGGTATTGTGATGACCGGAGGCGGGGCGCTGCTGCGCGATATTGATGGTGTATTGCGCGATGCAACAGGCCTGCCAATTTCAATTGCCGAGGATCCACTTAGCTGCGTTGCGCTTGGCACAGGACGGTGTCTTGAGGAATTGAAAACCCTTCGGAACGTCCTGATCGGGGCCTAG
- the ilvN gene encoding acetolactate synthase small subunit, with protein sequence MSINEIVERHIISVLVDDEPGVLARVIGLFSGRGYNIESLTVAEVEWNRGLSRISIVTSGTPMVIEQIKAQLSRLVPIHSVCDLTEMGAAIERELALVKIINDGDNRIEALRIADTFRARTLDSTLDSFVFEVTGNSSKVAAFIDLMQSLGDVEIARTGVSAISRGNRIDLTAK encoded by the coding sequence ATGAGCATTAATGAAATAGTTGAACGCCATATTATTTCGGTTTTGGTGGATGACGAGCCGGGCGTACTGGCACGGGTGATCGGGCTGTTTTCTGGGCGTGGCTACAATATTGAAAGCCTGACCGTTGCCGAGGTTGAATGGAACCGCGGCCTGTCACGGATTTCGATTGTAACGTCTGGAACGCCAATGGTGATTGAACAGATCAAGGCACAGCTATCGCGTCTGGTGCCAATCCATTCGGTCTGTGATTTGACCGAAATGGGTGCCGCCATTGAACGTGAATTGGCCTTGGTAAAAATCATCAATGATGGTGATAACCGGATTGAGGCATTACGGATCGCTGATACTTTCCGTGCAAGAACACTAGACAGCACACTAGATAGTTTTGTATTTGAGGTGACAGGAAATTCGTCAAAGGTTGCTGCCTTCATTGATTTGATGCAGTCGCTTGGTGATGTGGAGATCGCGCGGACCGGTGTTTCGGCTATTTCACGCGGCAACCGGATCGATTTAACGGCTAAATAA